The genomic region AACCACAGCCAGGTCAGCCCCTGAAAAAATCTTTTTCGAAAGTTTTTTTCTCAGGATGTAGATTGCATTGTAGTTGCCCAGGCATTTCCTGACCTGCGCCATGGTCTGCCCGTGCTCATGCGAAGGGTCTTTCATGTAAACAACAACGACCTTCCTGATTTGCATTCTCCTGTATTTCTCTTTTTTTGCCATGATTAGCTGTGCCTCATGCCATTATGAGGGGGACATTTTATTATATTTTAGCAAAATCTACTTCACAAGAATTGCCGGCTTGCCGGGCATTGCCTGCCTGGCCTTGCTGTCCTTTGAGTCCTTTTCATGCTCAACAATAAAATCGCACTTGAATTCCCTTTTCAGCATTGCTGCTGCCTCATTAAGGGCTGCCTTTTCTTCATTCGGGGCCAGGACCACAGATGGCAGCCGCGAAGGGTCGGCAACAAGCCTTGGAACCAGTTTTGTGATGTCCTGTGCATGTTTCTTCAGGCCAGTGGACATGATGTACTTCATTATATCACCCACATTTCGGGTTTCATTTAATTTTTCCTTGAGTGCCTTTACAAACTCAGCCTTCCATGATTCTGCCACAATTAAGGTAATGGATTTGGGGGCACCTATTTGTGTGAGCTTCAAAACTGAGAGGATATCCAGCCTTACGGTGTCGACAAGCTCATAAGCCCGCTCAACCTTGAGGTCAATATGCTCCTCCTGCATTGCCGGCCACTGGGAAGTGGAAATGAAATTCTTGTGGCCGATTGTTCTCCATAGCTCCTCGCATGCATGCGGGGCAAAGGGCGCCATCATAAGCACAGTCTTGTTCACGCAGTCTGAAAGTATTGCGCTGTTTGCCTCATTTTCAGTTGAATACTTATGGAGCAGGTTCACAAATTCCATTATGGAGACAATAGCCTGGCTGAACCTGAATTCAAAAATGTCAAGCGACACTTTTTCGATTGTGCTGTTGAACTTGCTGAGTACGTACCTGTCCATATTGTTCATTTCATTTTTCTTCAGGGCAGGATGCATCTCTATCCTGTTATCCTCAACCAATCTCACCAATTTGAGCAAAAACCTGTGAATTCCCTGTATTCCTGAATCGCTCCATTCCAGCTCCTTCTCAGGCAAGGCTGCAAAAAGGATAAACATGCGCAGTGTGTCTGTTCCGAATTTCTTTGTGATTTCCCTCGGGTCAACAACATTGCCCTTGCTCTTGCTCATGACCTGGCCGTGCAGGGTAACCATGCCCTGTGTCATAAGCCTGGCAAACGGCTCGTCAAAATCCAGGAGCCCAAGGTCTCTCAGGGCTTTTGTAAAGAACCTCGCATACAGCAGGTGCAGGATTGCGTGCTCAATGCCGCCTATGTATTGGTCAACTGGCATCCAGTATTTTGCTGTTTCGCCGGAAAATGGAAGCTTGCCATTTTTTGGGTCGCAATATCTCAGGAAGTACCATGAGGAATCAACAAATGTGTCCATGGTGTCTGTTTCTCGCCTTGCGTCCTGGCCGCATTTTGGGCATTTGGCCTTGAGAAATGCCTCGCTTTTGTCAAGCGGGTTTCCTTCGCCGGTGAATTGCACATCAGTCGGCAGCAAGACTGGAAGGTCTTTTTCATCCACGCCAACCACACCGCATTTGCTGCAATAAACAACCGGGATTGGAGTTCCCCAGTACCTTTGCCTTGAAATCAGCCAGTCCCTTAGCCTGAACTGCGTTGTTTTCTTTCCAAGGCTGTGCTTTTCTGCAAATGTGATTATCTTGTCAATTGCATCAGTGCTTTTGATTCCATTGAAATCGCCGGAATTGGCCAGGGCCCCTTCACCAATATAAGCGCCCTTTATTCCGGCTTTCAGTTTCTCGTCTGTTGGCTCGATGACATGCCTGACCTTAAGCTTGTATTTCATTGCAAAGGCAAAATCCCTGACATCGTGGCCAGGCACTGCCATTATCGCTCCTGTGCCGTATTCCATGAGCACAAAATTTCCAATGTAAATCGGGATATCTTCCTTGGTGAAAGGGTTGATTGCGTGCCTGCCTGTAAAGCACCCTTCCTTTTCCTTGTCATCAGCGCGCCTGGAATATTTCTCCTGGAGGATTACCTTGTTTACGAATTGCTGGACAGCCTTTTCGTGCTCTGTCCCCTTTGCAAGCTCAA from Candidatus Woesearchaeota archaeon harbors:
- the leuS gene encoding leucine--tRNA ligase; the encoded protein is MDFAQIDRKWQQKWQEEGIFKADADSKKKKFYCLEMFPYPSGSGLHMGHARNYIIGDSYARFMRMQGYNVLYPMGYDAFGLPAENAAIKNKVNPKGWTFSNISIMKEQQHELGLSYDWDREIATCDPDYYKWNQWIFLKFYEKGLAYRSKSEVNWCPSCQTVLANEQVEDGRCWRCKSQVQIKDLEQWFFRITKYAEELLKDLDKLEHWPERVKTMQTNWIGKSHGMMLNFPVREFKSSIEVFTTRPDTIYGATFMVLAPEHPLALELAKGTEHEKAVQQFVNKVILQEKYSRRADDKEKEGCFTGRHAINPFTKEDIPIYIGNFVLMEYGTGAIMAVPGHDVRDFAFAMKYKLKVRHVIEPTDEKLKAGIKGAYIGEGALANSGDFNGIKSTDAIDKIITFAEKHSLGKKTTQFRLRDWLISRQRYWGTPIPVVYCSKCGVVGVDEKDLPVLLPTDVQFTGEGNPLDKSEAFLKAKCPKCGQDARRETDTMDTFVDSSWYFLRYCDPKNGKLPFSGETAKYWMPVDQYIGGIEHAILHLLYARFFTKALRDLGLLDFDEPFARLMTQGMVTLHGQVMSKSKGNVVDPREITKKFGTDTLRMFILFAALPEKELEWSDSGIQGIHRFLLKLVRLVEDNRIEMHPALKKNEMNNMDRYVLSKFNSTIEKVSLDIFEFRFSQAIVSIMEFVNLLHKYSTENEANSAILSDCVNKTVLMMAPFAPHACEELWRTIGHKNFISTSQWPAMQEEHIDLKVERAYELVDTVRLDILSVLKLTQIGAPKSITLIVAESWKAEFVKALKEKLNETRNVGDIMKYIMSTGLKKHAQDITKLVPRLVADPSRLPSVVLAPNEEKAALNEAAAMLKREFKCDFIVEHEKDSKDSKARQAMPGKPAILVK